The Methylomarinum sp. Ch1-1 genome contains the following window.
CGATTCCACGGCGGAGTGTTGGTGGCGTAGTTGTTTAAAAGCATTGCTGCCTTCCCGCGCTTGATCCGCGGCGCTGAGTCGGCCTTTTTTGGGCAAAACCACCTGTTCCAGATGATTTTTCAGTTCCTTTTGGTTAGCCGGGCTGTGAAAGCCTTTGTCGAAGCTGGTCACGGTCAGTTCGGGGAAGCGCCGGCGCGTTTCGGTGACCATGTCGACGGCGACTTTGTCATCGGTTTGCTTTTCCATCACTAGGTGGTGAAGAACGAAGCGATGGTGGTCCTCCATCACGCAGACCCTTAAACCCAACTCAACCGGGACGCCTGCTTTGCCTTTGCTGATCCATTCGGTGTGCGGTTCAAACACGGAGAAGATCTTTTCGGCATGAGGGATGGTTTCGCTGCGTATGACGCGGCGCTCAATTTGGTCCAGCAGCAGGCGGGCATAGGCCTGGTAGGATTGCAACGGCTGCGTTTCATCGGCCAGGGCGCCACGGTCCAGGGCTTGTTTTAAGGTGCGCTCGGATTTGCCCAGGTAGGCGCTCGCCAGGTCCAGGTAGGTCTGATGAGCCTGTTGGATGGCTTGTTCCCGTACGGCTTGTTTGTTTTCATCCTGGCTGGTGGAGCGTTTGAGCTGTTGAGCTCTTCGGTACTGTTGTTTGAGTCGCCGGATGTTGTGCCGGTATTGGCGCCAGTCCGGCAGGTCATGGTGTTTCGCCAGCGTATGACTCTCTTCAATAGCTTTGCGGATCGCATCATACAGCAGGTTGATGTCGGTCGGAAAATGGACGTCGGTTTCGACCACAAAGGAATCGCACCGCCCTCTCAGTTTATCGCTGTGGTCGACCGTCGCGGCGGCAGTCGAGTCACTGCGGACGGTTGGCCCAGCGTTTGGCTTTTTTTTTTTACCAGGGCATGGCCGGCTCTGACCACTTCCTGGTTGATTTGATCGAACAGTTCCGGGGTGAACAGCCTTAGATTGTCTTTGATGCGCTGGAGAGAATACTTCGTGTCGTCACACCAGTCGCTATGGCCCAGCATCTGTCGAATGGTATTGTGGTGGTTGGCCAGTTCATGGATGCGGTCGTAGTCGGTATTCAGGCCCAGACGCAAAACGCCCAGCACTAGAATTTTCCATTGTTCCAGGCCGGGCCGACCGCGCCTTGGGTCAGCGGGTTGCTGACGCTCTGCTTCGCTAAGGCCCTGACCGCTTCGGTAGGGAATAACCTGCTCGAGGATGGCGAACACACGGTCGCGCAGTTCGGGCGTGGTATAGATGTACTGCAACCCTAGCAGCAGTTGCGGGATGTCGTCTCTGGATTTGAGGTTAATCTCGATGTCGGCAATATCGACCTGACCGAGGCTCATTTGCGGATTCTTGACGGTGCGCATAGGATTTCAACGGACGAAGATTTCTGGTTTTCGTAAATTTTTATGGCGGCGCTCACCTAAAATCAGTACCTTACGGATTGAGCAACGCAACAATCGTGATTTTGGGCTGAAAACTCATTTCCCGGAATTCATTATATCCCATTGATTATTTTAGGGATAATCAATTTTCGGTCAGGCACTAATTAAGCTGGAAACGAAATCACCAGCTAGCTACTTAATTGAAATACATGAACATCGGGTATTGACGGAATCAGTTGCCGGCTCCTATTTTTGAGCAAACTGATAACCATACGCGAGTCGTGCTGTTCGCACACAAAGAACATAAGGAAATGGATACCGAAGATCGAATTCGAGCCTGCTATCAACATTGCTGCTTAAAGTATGTTAATCGAGAGCCAATGAACAATACTTCGTTGAGAGAGCGGTTGAATATTGATGAAAGCAACAGCGCTATTGCAAGCCGTGTCATCAAGCAAACCGTTGATGCGGGTCTGATTCGTTTATACGACCCTAAGGCAAATAGAAAGGCTTATCGCTATGTGCCATTCTGGGCATGACAGCTTTTTCATTTGACAGACGCAATTAATTTTGCATTTTTACAAACGATCTGTATTTAAAAACAACTGCTTAAAAAAAACCTTCATTTGATTAAGTATTTGATTTTTCTCGCAAGATTGTTCTTGAAAAAAGAGCTATAAGCCAAAATGATCGACTGGTCGTCTTGGAATTTCATTTGACGGTCATTTGATTTAAAACTCCAGATTTTCACAGTCAGGTATTTCGTAGCCTTAAAAGCTCATCGTTATACACAAATTGAGGCGCGCCGGAAATGTTGGGCTTCGCTATCGCTCAGCCCAACCTACGACTTGTACCTTAATAAAGTACAAGACCGAATATTCTCCTTCCTACACCCCACTATATTTTTTGGCCAGCCAATAATCGACACTGACGTAGCGCCCTCCTCCGAGAAAGAACAACACCAGCAGCATAATGAAATAGGTCGCTGCGAACTCGATACCGTTGTTCAACACGACAAATTCGCCATTTTCGGTCAGCCATTGATAATTGCCGTAATCCTTCAGGATCGTTTTTGCCATATCCAGGCGCTCAATCGCCCCGACTGTTCTATCCGTTGCGAATATACCGCTGCCTGTCGCAATGGCCAGCCAGCCGTTTTGCAAATGCACGATAATTCCGGCGACCAGCATCACCATCATCAGCGGAATAGATATCAAACGCACGCCGAAACCAAACAGCAAGAATAATGCACCGAGTATCTCGATCAACGCGACTAGAAACACCAGCAGATAGGGCATCGGCAAACCCAGCCCCCATTCGCTGTTGCCAAACCAGTCCGCGGTGCTGGTGAAATTGACAAATTTCTTGCTGCCCGCCATCCATAATACCGGCACTAAATAGAGACGCAGCGCCAACGGAGCGAGAAAATCTAGCAATCTGGCTTTATCAAGCCATTTCAGCAACCATAAAATAATTCCGGGTGCTTTTTCTAATGCAACGGAAACAACTTGTTTATTCATGCTACAAACCCGCTATCTTTAGTTATCATTAAATCGACTGATCTAACTCCAGGAAGAACCGTGACTATATCAGTACCACAAAATATTTTCAGCAATATCCCGACAGAGTTACCCGAAGAGTTATTTGAAACCCTGCATCGGCAAGGCAACATACAAGTCGAACGCATCATATCAAAAGGACAGCATACTCCGAAACATGAATGGTATGACCAGCCTCAGGACGAATGGGTGCTGTTACTGAAAGGCCAGGCCGAACTCGAGTTCAGCGAACCGAGCTCGATTCAGCGACTAATGGAGGGAGATTATCTATTGATTCCGGCCCATGTCAAACATCGGGTCGCATGGACGCCGGACGACAGCGAAACGATCTGGCTGGCGATTCATATTTTCCCCAATGAGAGATTGTGAGGGATAAGGCCATCCCTTTTCCCGGATTCCGCTGCGCTGCATCCAGGCTACTTTTTTAGGCAAAGCTTCCGCTCCTGCTCACGCTCCTTACCACCTTCCCTGTAGGCAAAAAAAAACCCGTTCAGGCTTCTGAACGGGTTTTTCAATTAAAAGCTTGGCGATTCCCTACTTTCGCATGGCAACCTGCCACACTATCATCGGCGCTAAGAGGTTTCACTGCCGAGTTCGGGATGGGATCGGGTGGTTCACTCTCGCTATGTTCACCAAGCAAAGGTGTTTAGCTGGTTTCGACGGGTCGTCTTACCAACTGTCATGATCAACGTCTAGGTTGATCCATGGAAATCTGTATCGTTCGTTCTCGTGCATTGAAAAGCGTCTTGTCAGGCTGCCATATCACACGCTCTCGATTATCAAACCGATTGGGTGTTATATGGTCAAGCCTCACGGGCAATTAGTATCAGTTAGCTTCATACATTACTGCACTTCCACACCTGACCTATCAACCTAATAGTCTCTTAGGGCCCTTCAGGGGACTCATGGTCCCAGTGAGATCTCATCTTGGGAGGGGCTTCCCGCTTAGATGCTTTCAGCGGTTATCCTGTCCGATCATAGCTACCCGGCAATGCCACTGGCGTGACAACCGGAACACCAGAGGATCGTCCACTCCGGTCCTCTCGTACTAGGAGCAGCTTCCCTCAAATCTCAAACGCCCACGGCAGATAGGGACCGAACTGTCTCACGACGTTCTGAACCCAGCTCGCGTACCACTTTAAATGGCGAACAGCCATACCCTTGGGACCTGCTTCAGCCCCAGGATGTGATGAGCCGACATCGAGGTGCCAAACACCG
Protein-coding sequences here:
- a CDS encoding HvfX family Cu-binding RiPP maturation protein — protein: MNKQVVSVALEKAPGIILWLLKWLDKARLLDFLAPLALRLYLVPVLWMAGSKKFVNFTSTADWFGNSEWGLGLPMPYLLVFLVALIEILGALFLLFGFGVRLISIPLMMVMLVAGIIVHLQNGWLAIATGSGIFATDRTVGAIERLDMAKTILKDYGNYQWLTENGEFVVLNNGIEFAATYFIMLLVLFFLGGGRYVSVDYWLAKKYSGV
- a CDS encoding cupin domain-containing protein; translation: MTISVPQNIFSNIPTELPEELFETLHRQGNIQVERIISKGQHTPKHEWYDQPQDEWVLLLKGQAELEFSEPSSIQRLMEGDYLLIPAHVKHRVAWTPDDSETIWLAIHIFPNERL
- a CDS encoding ISNCY family transposase (programmed frameshift), which produces MRTVKNPQMSLGQVDIADIEINLKSRDDIPQLLLGLQYIYTTPELRDRVFAILEQVIPYRSGQGLSEAERQQPADPRRGRPGLEQWKILVLGVLRLGLNTDYDRIHELANHHNTIRQMLGHSDWCDDTKYSLQRIKDNLRLFTPELFDQINQEVVRAGHALVKKKSQTLGQPSAVTRLPPRRSTTAILRGRCDSFVVETDVHFPTDINLLYDAIRKAIEESHTLAKHHDLPDWRQYRHNIRRLKQQYRRAQQLKRSTSQDENKQAVREQAIQQAHQTYLDLASAYLGKSERTLKQALDRGALADETQPLQSYQAYARLLLDQIERRVIRSETIPHAEKIFSVFEPHTEWISKGKAGVPVELGLRVCVMEDHHRFVLHHLVMEKQTDDKVAVDMVTETRRRFPELTVTSFDKGFHSPANQKELKNHLEQVVLPKKGRLSAADQAREGSNAFKQLRHQHSAVESAINALEHNGLDICPDHGLDGFKRYVALAVVSRNIKRLGAILRQQAQAKEKRKRGPYQQAA